AATCCACACCGGCAGTTTACAAATGCAAATGATCATTTCTTCTACAAATTTCACAAATCCACATCATAATCACTAACATAGTTCCGCTATATGAAACTTCGTTTGACATTTGCAATAAACACAAGCAGAATGATAAGAGATATAGAAAGCGTGTATAACAACATCTCACAAGAGCATATAGAAAGGCTAAACATTATCTAAGAGGAAATGGTAATCTCCGACAAACATATAGAATGGTTAAACACTATCTAACGAGGAAATAACCTTCTGAACATCATGAAATTACAATTCCTCATGAAAGTGAATTTTTAATCAACCTACACAATTTATTTCATTCAATACACATAACAAACATTCCTTCCGTTCCTATAATTTAAATTCAAATAACAGTATTCAATCCTACGCTATACGATAACACTGAACCACAGTTATAAGCAAAATGTAAAAAATAAAAGTATTAAATCGAGAACCCACGTGGATCCTTTCATGTAATAACATAATCCTGATAGAAAACATAGCATCCATTTTTTCCAACAAAAACATTCAAATTCAGATAGAAAACCAACAAAAACTCTCACAAATGTTTGGTTTCAAAAGGGAGAAAGACAAAGCAGGTTCCTCGAAACTACTTAGATCGCTGGCTCATCTTTCGTCTCTTCCTCTTCAACCTCCTCATACGCTTCTTCTTCCACTGATTCAAACCCAAACAGAGATAAACGTTAAACATACTAGCCACTACTTCTATTTCTCACAATTAACATAAATAAAACATTACAAACCTTAGCTCTCATGTTGGTTTCGACAAAAGTTGTACCCTTTCCTTCCTCTGATAGTGTTTTAGATTTCAGAAAATGAGAAGTAGCGGCGGATATTTTGTTAATCGAGCTCGGCTTTACTCCTTTAAATGCAACAAAAACCCTAGAAACTCGTTTAATGGGCCCAATTTATTCATAGGCCCAATAAAGATTACATGTAACAAAACCCATAAAAAAACTCAATTTTATGGGCTGTAATGATTCATAGGCCCAATAAAGCCCAAAGCCTTTTGTAGCCATGCCGACATAAGTCATTCCGACACGAGAGATTGAAGATCTGTTCGAGAAAGTTGATGATGATGATTGATTACGGAGTACATTTCATTAACTATTTCATTAAATATCACAACAAACCCTAAAAATAGAAAAAAAAAACTATTCCGACTTGCTTTCATCGTCTTCGTCTCCAAAGGATCAATCTTTCCTCTTCTCCCCTCATGTCTAAGCAAACGTACAGAGTGTGTTTCTGCTTTAACCGGAGGTTCCGGTACACCGCATCGGAGGCGCCGCGTGATGTCAAGACCCTTTTCGAGAAATACTCTGAGAATGGCGTCATGACCGTGGATCATCTCCAGAGGTTTCTGATCGATGTTCAGAAGCAAGATAAAGCCACTAAAGAGGATGCGCAGTCGATCATCAACGCCGCGTCTTCGCTTCTTCATAGGAACGGTCTCCACCTCGATGCTTTCTTCAAGTACCTTTTTGGTGACAGTAACCCTCCGCTTGCTTTACATGAGGTATGATTCTCTCTCTTGTGTTCTGTCTTTTTTTTTTTTTTTTGGTGAAGCTATGTGTGCTTTTATTAGGCAAGTGTTGCTTACTGTTTTGTAAAGACTGATTCAACATCCATGACACTAGGATTTAATTATTTACTTTCGTATATGCTATTGTGGCTTAATGAATATTAATGTTATTTTACACAGTCTGGATTCTTGTGTTTGAAGCAAGTTAACTCTTTTTATATGCTAGAGCTAGCTATTGTGAAAAGAAGAGAAATAATTACAGAAAGTAGAAGGAACTATGTAATTTTTAAGCAAGTGCACATGTATTTAATTATTGTGCTTAATTGAATATTAAGAGCTATTTCGCATAGTATGATTCAAGAGTTTGAAGCAAGTTAACTCATTTTCTTTATATGACTAGAGCTATAGCTATTGTCAAAGGAAAAAAAAAAATTACAGAAAGTAGCAAGAGCTATGTAATTTTTAAGCAAGTGGACATGTATTTAATTTATTGACAAGTCCAGGTCCATACATGTTATTGTGGCTAAATTATTTCAATTGATTCTAATGAATTAATTGCATGGTTTTTCAGGTGCATCAAGACATGGATGCTCCTATATCACATTATTTCATATTCACAGGTCACAATTCATATTTAACCGGTAATCAGCTGAGCAGTGACTGCAGTGAGGTGCCTATAATAGATGCATTGAAGAAAGGTGTCAGGGTGATTGAGTTGGATATATGGCCTAACTCCAACAAAAATGATATTGATGTTCTTCACGGAAGGTATAATAAATTACTGAAGTTTAGTCTAATGGAGTAAATGTTAAGCGCTTGTGGTTTTTTACTTGTGTACTGAACTACTCTTAACAGGACTCTCACTTCACCTGTGGAGTTAATCAAGTGTCTAAGAGCTATCAAAACACATGCTTTCGAAGTATCTGACTACCCTGTTGTTGTCACTCTTGAGGATCATCTCACTCCAGAACTTCAGTCCAAAGTTGCTGAGGTGGTTATCCTCAGTTTATTCAGTTCTTTTGATCATTCCATTGAGTTTAAAAGATGTGTTGTTGTTCTTGTTGTATTCCTAGATGGTTACCGAGATATTTGGAGAGATCTTGTTTACTCCTCCTGTTGGAGAGTCTCTAAAGGAGTTCCCATCGCCGAACTCATTAAAAAGACGAATCATCATCTCAACTAAACCGCCGAAAGAGTACAAGGAAGGAAAAGATGAGGATGTGGTGCAGAAAGGTAAAGCCTTGGGTGATGAAGAAGTTTGGGGGAGAGAAGTTCCGAGTTTTATTGAGAGGAACAAAAGTGATGACAAGGTTTGAATCATCTTCATTCAGTCATGTTGGTGTCCATATACACAAGTTGTTAATTTTCTTTTCTTTTTTTTGTTGTAGGATGACTTAGGTGAGAATGATGAGGAGGAGGAGGATGAAGATGATGATGTAGACAAGTCCAAGAAGAACGCACCACCGCAATATAAACATTTGATTGCAATCCATGCTGGGAAACCAAAAGGTGGTATTACTGCGTGCTTGAAGGTAGATCCTGATAAGGTGAGACGCCTTAGCTTGAGCGAGGAACAACTAGAAAAGGCAGCAGAAAAATATGCTAAACAGATTGTGAGGTAATACTATAGATCATGGTCCTATATATAACTTTGGTTTATCTTTTTTTCCAATGTATGAATCATGGTGTGTGTGATGCAGGTTTACTCAGCAAAATCTGCTGAGGATTTACCCAAAAGGAACTAGAGTGACTTCATCAAACTACAACCCCTTGGTTGGGTGGAGCCACGGTGCTCAAATGGTGGCTTTCAACATGCAGGTTCCCTCTTTTTGCTATGTTTCATTATTGAAATCAACCTTATTCTTCAGCTAAGTCTATTTATGAATCATTTTCCCATGTGTAGGGATATGGAAGATCACTGTGGCTAATGCAAGGAATGTTTAGAGCCAATGGCGGATGTGGATACATCAAGAAACCAGATATTCTCTTAAAAGGTGGCTCAGATAGTGACATCTTTGACCCAAAAACTACTCTACCTGTAAAAACAACACTAAGGGTGAGAGATATCTAAGTCTCTGTTTGGTCTTTTCAGTGAACTCATTCATTTGTCTTATCATTAGGTAACCATATACATGGGAGAAGGCTGGTACTTCGACTTCCGCCACACACACTTCGATCAATACTCACCTCCTGACTTCTACACGAGGGTAAAATTCAATTCCCTTAGCAGTTTAGAAACTGTTCTTGGTCTCTTACAAGGTCAAGCGAATTTTTCAGGTGGGGATAGCTGGAGTTCCAGCGGATACGGTTATGAAGAAGACAAAGACGCTAGAGGATAACTGGGTGCCATCTTGGGATGAGGTGTTTGAGTTCCCACTAACGGTCCCAGAGCTGGCTCTGCTGCGGTTAGAAGTGCATGAGTATGACATGTCAGAGAAGGATGATTTTGGAGGACAGACATGTTTACCTGTTTGGGAGCTGCAGGAAGGAATAAGATCGTTTCCTTTGCATAGCCGCAAAGGGGAGAAGTACAAATCTGTCAAGCTTCTGGTGAGGTGTGAGTTTGTGTGACAAACTGAGAATGTTTTGGTGTGTGTGTGAATTTGGTTACAAGGATTTGGTGTGTGTGTGTGTGTGTGTGTAACACTGAGAGTGAATGTTTGCTTTATTTGTTGCGTGTTGTAATATAAGTGTAGAGTAAAAGGCAAGAGAGAGATGGTCTTGTCTCCTGTGTTGTATTGTATGCATACATATAGTTTGTTTTGTTGAACACTATTTTCTAGAATACAATAAATATTTATAATTAAATTTATTATTTATTTTTACTACATGTTTTTTAATAACTATCAACCGATGATATTTAGTTAATTTAAAGATTTTTAATTAATATTTTCTTTGCATCTAATTAATACTCTCTCTGTTTTATTATAAGTGTCGGTTTCGGCACACGGATTAAGAAAACAATTAATTTTATATATTTTCTATAAAAAATACTATTACCTATACAGCTAACCATATTTCAACCAAAAAAATAAATTTTGCATAAAATTAATAAATTTTGCATTGAAAATCGAAAACGACACTTATTTTGTAACGAAATTTTTTCTCTAAAACGACACTCAATATGAAACGGAGAGAGTATTTCTTATAAGTATACAAATATATTAGAAATATATAAAATTTATTTTTATGAAACAAAATTTTCTTTAGAAAAATTAACTTCTGGAAATGGAGAGAATAATTTGAATCTATTAATTATTTTATGCAATTTAGATTTTTTTGTGTGTGTGTTTTTCACCTATAGAAAAATGGATAATTTAGTAAAGACGAAAATGAAGAGATCTAAATAAAAACTTCCCTCAAAAATTGAAAAACCGTAGAAAAAAATATCTGAAAATTCTCCAAATATAAAAAGCTTTCACCTTTCTTTCTGATTCTTTCTCTTTCCCTCACCTTTCTTTCTTTGAATCCCTTCTTCCTCGCACAATCCCCACATGTCCGACAGGTAAATCTAAACTTCTTCATCTCTCAAGGCTCTGTTCATCAACATATGTTAAGCCTTTCATTCCCCTGTTGACAAAAAAAATGACTCTTTTTGATTGATTGATTACTTGAGCTTCTTTGGTTTCTCGAGGACAAAGTTTGACTCTTTCTGATTGATTACTTGAGCTTCTTGGTTTCTGGAGGATAAAGTTTGACTCTTTCTGATTGATTACTTGAGCCTGGAGGACAAAGTTTGACTCTTTTTGATTGATTACTTGAGCTTCTTTGGTTTCTGGAGAAAAAAGTTTGAATCTTGAGCCTGGAGGAGAAAGTTTGACTCTTTTTGATTGATTACTTGAGCTTCTTGGTTTCTTGATGATTCAATGAATCTTTTTTCTTTGTTAACAGGATACTCTGCAAGTTCTTTATCCATGGCTCATGCTTAAAAGGAGAACATTGTGAATATTCCCATGACTCTAATGTAATAATGTGTAATCTCTACTCAAATAATCTTTCTTTCTTGCTTTCTCTAATACCGTTTTGATTCTTCCTTTGTTGGTATCAGGTTTGCACATTCTACCAAAAAGGAATATGCTTATACGGAAGTAGATGTAGAAACGAACACGTCAGAACCACCACCTCTCAACCACAATCTTTATCTCCTTCCAATGTTCCTCCACCACAACAAAAAGGAGATGACAACAACAACAACAACAACGACGTTTGTTACATCCACCCAAGAGAATACCCAATCTGCTCCTTCGCCGCAGCCGGCGACTGCCCACGTGGCAGCCAATGCCCCCACATGCACGGAGACATCTGCAGCACCTGCGGCAAAAAGTGTCTCCACCCTTTCAGACCCGAAGAGCGAGAAGAGCACACCAAAGAATGCCAAAAGAAGCAGAAGCACATCGAGGCTTTGAAGAAGAGCCAAGAGATCGAGTGCAGCGTGTGTTTGGACCGTGTCTTGTCCAAAGCCACTCCAGGGGAAAGGAAGTTTGGGCTGTTGACAGAGTGCCATCACCCGTTTTGTATACAGTGCATCCGTAACTGGCGTAGCAGTGCTCCTGTTTCGGGGATGGATGTGAACAGCACGTTGAGAGCGTGTCCTATATGTCGCAAGCTGTCTTACTTCGTTGTCCCGAGTGTTGTCTGGTACTCTACTCCTGATGAGAAGAAGGAGATCGTTGACATATACAAGGCAAAACTCAGGTATAGATAACTTTGATGTCTTCACATTTGTCCCATTAGTAGATAAATACATTGTGTTATGTTCTAATCTTGAAGGTCAATCAATTGCAAACACTTCAACTTTGGAAATGGAAACTGCCCTTTTGGGGGAAGTTGTTTCTATAAGGTATAAAATGATTGTTGTACATTCTTTATTAGCATTACAGAAATGATTTTATAGTCAAAATTGATTTTGGATTTTGGTATGTAGCATGCATATTCTGATGGTCACGTGGATGAAGTTGTTGTTCGGAATCTTGGTTCACAAGAAGGAGAAACTGTAATAGCAGACAGTATCAGGTAATGTTTCTTTTTTGCTTCCTCTTATCTCACCAAATATGATTTAACTTCATACCATGTTTGGTCTTGTATTTTCAGGCTATCTGAGTTCCTTGGTCGTGTGCATATTTGAAATATCCTTTCCTTAATAATCTAATGTAAGTTTCTAACACCATTTGTAATCATCAGCTTGCTGGTCTCTTATTTTGATGAACATTCTTTCTAAAACACAGAACACAGGTGCTGATGACAACATCTTTATCTTTCAAACTCATTTGATTCCCGTTGACAATCCTTTGAAATTAGGTGAATAAGCAATTTCTTTCTCTGTTTTATCTTTTACTAGTTTATCTTCTGGGATGGCTGATTCAAGCTATGTATTCTGATTCTAGTATGAAGACATGCTCAGAGGGGGATACTAGTTCAAAAGATATTAGGACAACAGAAGAAAACTCATTTGTAAATAATATTTAGATAGTGAAAATGTTGTAAATAGAATAAGATTGTTTGAACAAGGCATTACCCAACAAATAATGTAAATAAAGCCTTTCAGATCTAACTCATGCAAAAGATTTTTTTTTTTTTTTTATGAAAAAGGTTCAAAATTCTGAATATCTTATTCAGTACAATAGGTTTATGTTACGGAAAGTATTTAAGATCAACAACCCAAGACCATCTGCAATGGGACTCTCACCAAAAAATACTAAAGAAATTTTGGCATGGATATTTCACGTTCTTGATTTGTTTCAAAGAGATGTTCAGATTCTGAGTTTCTTTTCAGTAGAACAGACTTAATTGTTATGGTATATAGAGAGAAAAAAAGTAAGAGAAGATAGTGATGTTTTCCTCTAGTGATATATCTTGATTTATTCCGTAATTTATATGTATAAAAATAAATAAAATTATTATAAAAACAATATTTTATTATTTTAGATAAGTTTTGATTATAGTATAAGAAATTAGACTGGTTCGGTATTCAGTTTCCCAGTTAAAATGATTGGTTTAGTAGTTATCACCTGTTTAAACTTAAGCATGAAGGATCTTGGATTACAAAAACAACAAACCCAAATCATTACTTGTGTAATTATAGTTTTCTCAACCATATCATTTACAACGCCATAATTGATGCTTAATCGACTCCACATCAATGAAACATTAATTCAAAGAGAAGCATCAATCATATGGTTCATATGTATCTCTTTTGGAACTATATATGAACCAATCGATCATGTAATTTTCTGTCATCACACACTCACAAAACCAACAAAAAAACATCAGGAAAACATGTCATTAATGGAGAGAAGAGAGGAACATTACTCAAACTACTTTGTCCAAAGCTCTTCATCCCTTTTCCACGACGCAGAATCCGAATTCCAGTCCCCATATCAATCTGACTCAGTGCGATTGGTCTTAGTCCGCATCAATGAATCCCCGAGAGGTACTCAGATTTCTTGAAATACTTTGAGGATGATAATGAGAAGAGGTTGATGCCATTGCGGAGCCTCAATTCGGGTTGGTGGATCGTTCTACAAATATTGTGGAGGTTTTTGTTTAGCTCTGGAGTGGCATTGCTCGTCTTTTACATTGCTACTCAGCCTACTCGTCCAGACGACATATCTATTCGAGTAATATGCATACTCTACTAATTACCTAGTACCAAAAAAATGTTAGATTGGGTTTTTTATGATAGTGACCTTAAGTATTAGTTTGGATTAATCCGGTTACCAAATTCATATAGTTACACCATTTCTACTCTTTGAGAAAAAATAACTACAAAATAAGCAACTTATGGTGGTCCAATGGTTGAAATGATCAATTATATAATTTGAGGACTAGTTTTTGTACTGCGATATCATTGTTCCTTGTTGGTCATTGTGAATGTTTCATATGGCAAGAATCCATGAGTCTCGTAATTAGGATCCGATGATTAGTATGAGTTTCGGTTTTAGATCTCTCAAAAATCTATTTTTTATAAACTAAAAATATAAATAATGAACTGTAGTTTTTCATAGATTCTTTTACGAAAATAGAGCTTTATATGTATACTCTACCTAAAATGTACGTAATTTCACAGATTGGAAGGTTTAATCAGTTTTTATTAGAAGAAGGTGTGGATTCACGTGGAGTGTCGACTGTCTTCCTCACTTGCAATTGCTCTACTAAGCTCATAGTGGATAACAAGTCTTATGTGTTTGGCCTTCACATTCATCCTCCATCTATCAAATTATTTTTTGGCCCCCTCAACTTTTCAAAGGCACAAGTAAAATTTGTTTTTATATAAACCTAGAAATGATATAAAATTGTTCAATATCAACTTAAGTTGTATGAACTCATACACATTATTTCTTCAACTACGGAACTAAACTATATGCATCAAGCCATGAGTCAACAACATTTCGGCTATAAATAGGAACAAAGAACCAGACGATGTACGGGGCAGGAAGACAGATGGAGGATATGCTTCAATCTAGAGCTGGATTGCCTCTAATACTACGAATGAACCTAATCTCCGACTTTCGAGTTGTCTGGAGTATTATAAACCCTATGTACCATCACAATGTCGAGTGTTTATTGTTTCTTTCTTACAACAAGAAACACAAACAAACTACAGTAGTAAAAGAAAAATGTAGGTTGGTATCTTAACTAATCAGAGATTCTTCTCCCTGGAAGCATATGAAAGTATTTGAATCATGCAAATGAGACGCCATGATTATCTTACAATGAATTTTTTTCATGTGTGTAACTTTTTTTTGTGATGAATTACATATCTTCATCTAGTAAAGTCCTGATGATGCACACATAACCAAAACCAAACTAAAAAAATTGTAAACCAAATGAAAACTACTAGTTATTAGATAATTTATATATACATCTCTATATTTTCTACAGATTTATATCTTGATTTTTCTTTTAATTTGATATTCTCAGTTTACATCCATCATTTTATATACATGTGAATAATAATAATTTTTTTTTGTCATCAACTTAAATTGACTCGATTAAGACTCTGCTAACCAAACAAGTGACTATGTGTCTATATGGACGACTGGTTTCGTGCACCATCTGCCCTTGTATTATGAGTCCGAGCTACATGTGTGATATGGAAAGTAGACAAGTTTTCCTTCAGAATAATAGTAATTTCTCTTTGATTTTATGCCACGAAAAATAAATGAGAAAATTTTCTTCTTATTTACACCATTGTTTTGAAATATTCCATATATGTCAATGTCTACACGGAAAAAAACTTTACAAATATCACTAGTTCCATAGTTCCCAATTAATCAATTTATTTACAAACGATAGACTCACTTGGGGCCATAGATGCACAAATGTCTTCCCACCTCATTGGCTCTGGTCTCCAAATCCAACAATACATCTAATAAAGCAATCATACAATATAAAAAATAGTTACCCGTGCCGTTGTGCGACTAGACATAATGCTGTCATTCTGGAGTGTTGATGTCTTTGTGGTTGAATAATTTCCGAGAGACGTTAAGTGTGTTCCTATGAAATATTTAGGCCACGGTACATTCGTACTTTTTCTTGTACTCTTTATAGAAAGTATTGTGTGTTGTCAAATAATTTTATCTTTTGAATTTAGAGTGCGCACTACATATCTAAATTTTCATATAGAAAATCAGAAAAAATCTAATAATTCCATCAACGAATCATTTTTACATTTCATCTGCCAATAGTTTGAGATATGAATCACATTATCAACACCCATGCATATAGTATAATAACTGTTCACTACAATAAAACGTGCCCATAACAACGAAAATTTACGACGAAAATATTTCGTCGTAAATTTACATGGTGTTTA
This sequence is a window from Brassica oleracea var. oleracea cultivar TO1000 chromosome C1, BOL, whole genome shotgun sequence. Protein-coding genes within it:
- the LOC106293520 gene encoding E3 ubiquitin-protein ligase makorin codes for the protein MSDRILCKFFIHGSCLKGEHCEYSHDSNVCTFYQKGICLYGSRCRNEHVRTTTSQPQSLSPSNVPPPQQKGDDNNNNNNDVCYIHPREYPICSFAAAGDCPRGSQCPHMHGDICSTCGKKCLHPFRPEEREEHTKECQKKQKHIEALKKSQEIECSVCLDRVLSKATPGERKFGLLTECHHPFCIQCIRNWRSSAPVSGMDVNSTLRACPICRKLSYFVVPSVVWYSTPDEKKEIVDIYKAKLRSINCKHFNFGNGNCPFGGSCFYKHAYSDGHVDEVVVRNLGSQEGETVIADSIRLSEFLGRVHI
- the LOC106298259 gene encoding LOW QUALITY PROTEIN: uncharacterized protein LOC106298259 (The sequence of the model RefSeq protein was modified relative to this genomic sequence to represent the inferred CDS: deleted 2 bases in 1 codon; substituted 1 base at 1 genomic stop codon), whose translation is MSLMERREEHYSNYFVQSSSSLFHDAESEFQSPYQSDSVRLVLVRINESPRYSDFLKYFEDDNEKRLMPLRSLNSGWWIVLQILWRFLFSSGVALLVFYIATQPTRPDDISIRIGRFNQFLLEEGVDSRGVSTVFLTCNCSTKLIVDNKSYVFGLHIHPPSIKLFFGPLNFSKAQGTKLYASSHESTTFRLXIGTKNQTMYGAGRQMEDMLQSRAGLPLILRMNLISDFRVVWSIINPMYHHNVECLLFLSYNKKHKQTTVVKEKCRLVS
- the LOC106324915 gene encoding phosphoinositide phospholipase C 2; protein product: MSKQTYRVCFCFNRRFRYTASEAPRDVKTLFEKYSENGVMTVDHLQRFLIDVQKQDKATKEDAQSIINAASSLLHRNGLHLDAFFKYLFGDSNPPLALHEVHQDMDAPISHYFIFTGHNSYLTGNQLSSDCSEVPIIDALKKGVRVIELDIWPNSNKNDIDVLHGRTLTSPVELIKCLRAIKTHAFEVSDYPVVVTLEDHLTPELQSKVAEMVTEIFGEILFTPPVGESLKEFPSPNSLKRRIIISTKPPKEYKEGKDEDVVQKGKALGDEEVWGREVPSFIERNKSDDKDDLGENDEEEEDEDDDVDKSKKNAPPQYKHLIAIHAGKPKGGITACLKVDPDKVRRLSLSEEQLEKAAEKYAKQIVRFTQQNLLRIYPKGTRVTSSNYNPLVGWSHGAQMVAFNMQGYGRSLWLMQGMFRANGGCGYIKKPDILLKGGSDSDIFDPKTTLPVKTTLRVTIYMGEGWYFDFRHTHFDQYSPPDFYTRVGIAGVPADTVMKKTKTLEDNWVPSWDEVFEFPLTVPELALLRLEVHEYDMSEKDDFGGQTCLPVWELQEGIRSFPLHSRKGEKYKSVKLLVRCEFV